A genomic window from Polaribacter gangjinensis includes:
- the arfB gene encoding alternative ribosome rescue aminoacyl-tRNA hydrolase ArfB, giving the protein MNKEQIVKELNFKAIRSSGAGGQHVNKVSSKIELTFDLEHSEALTDEEKMLLKTKLSSKLTTENVLILTVEETRSQHKNKELAIKKFISLIETNLKKPKKRTPTKPSKAVIKKRLETKEKTSVKKALRKKPKLE; this is encoded by the coding sequence ATGAACAAAGAACAAATTGTAAAAGAACTCAATTTTAAAGCCATCAGAAGTTCTGGTGCAGGTGGTCAACACGTGAATAAAGTTTCGTCAAAAATTGAATTGACGTTTGATTTGGAGCATTCTGAAGCTTTGACTGATGAGGAAAAAATGCTTTTAAAAACCAAACTCTCCTCCAAATTAACAACTGAAAACGTACTGATTTTAACTGTTGAAGAAACTCGTTCTCAGCATAAAAACAAAGAATTGGCAATTAAAAAATTTATTTCTTTAATTGAAACAAATCTAAAAAAGCCAAAAAAAAGGACGCCTACGAAACCTAGCAAAGCTGTCATTAAAAAAAGATTGGAAACCAAAGAAAAAACTTCTGTCAAAAAAGCGTTGCGTAAAAAACCGAAACTAGAATAA
- a CDS encoding AAA family ATPase: MEKKLQQQPINIVKVVLFGPESSGKTTLSQQLARYYNTVWVPEFARDYLQEKWNNERKTCEMSDFIPIAIGQMKLENKLALKADKVLICDTDLLETKVYSEEFYNGFVDSLLEKAALENSYDLYLLTHIDTPWEKDDLRDRPEQRLEMFTAFENALIKHNRPYILLKGDKKTRLALATAAINKIIADRENLHSFSNKIAKE, encoded by the coding sequence ATGGAAAAAAAGCTTCAACAACAACCCATCAACATTGTAAAAGTCGTGTTATTTGGTCCAGAATCTTCTGGTAAAACAACACTTTCACAACAATTAGCTCGTTATTACAACACAGTTTGGGTACCTGAATTTGCGCGTGATTATTTGCAAGAAAAATGGAATAACGAACGTAAAACCTGCGAAATGTCCGATTTTATTCCGATTGCAATTGGACAAATGAAACTGGAAAATAAACTCGCTTTAAAAGCTGATAAAGTATTGATTTGCGATACAGATTTGTTAGAAACCAAAGTATATTCTGAGGAATTTTACAACGGATTTGTAGATTCTTTATTGGAAAAAGCGGCTTTAGAAAACTCATACGATTTGTATTTATTAACCCATATTGATACACCTTGGGAAAAAGACGATTTACGAGATAGACCTGAACAACGTTTGGAAATGTTTACCGCTTTTGAAAATGCGTTGATAAAACACAATCGTCCTTATATTTTATTGAAAGGAGACAAAAAAACACGACTTGCATTGGCTACAGCAGCCATCAATAAAATAATTGCTGACCGAGAAAATTTACATTCTTTTTCTAATAAAATTGCAAAAGAATGA
- the pnuC gene encoding nicotinamide riboside transporter PnuC, whose amino-acid sequence MTAIFDFFFGQYKTYSTTETVLEIIAVIFGFLSVWYSKQNKIWVFPTGMISTAIFVYLLFQWGLLGDMMINAYYFIMSVFGWYVWTRKVDETHETPISIMNSKDKKIAILLFFATLIFVYVVYSYFEKWTNWVAYIDTFTTAIFFVGMWLMAKRKIENWIFWIIGNIISIPLYFYKGFTFTSFQYFGFTFIAIAGYFAWKKSFNNNPSTL is encoded by the coding sequence ATGACTGCAATTTTCGATTTCTTTTTTGGTCAATACAAAACCTATTCAACTACTGAAACTGTTCTAGAAATTATTGCGGTTATTTTTGGCTTTTTATCTGTTTGGTATTCCAAACAAAATAAAATTTGGGTATTTCCAACAGGAATGATTAGCACTGCAATTTTTGTGTATTTGCTTTTTCAATGGGGTTTATTGGGTGATATGATGATCAATGCATATTACTTCATCATGAGTGTTTTTGGATGGTATGTTTGGACAAGGAAAGTAGATGAAACTCACGAAACTCCAATATCCATTATGAATTCAAAAGATAAAAAAATTGCGATTTTACTATTTTTTGCAACTTTGATTTTTGTCTATGTTGTATATTCTTATTTCGAAAAATGGACGAATTGGGTAGCATATATTGACACATTTACAACAGCGATTTTTTTTGTGGGCATGTGGCTCATGGCAAAACGCAAAATCGAAAATTGGATTTTTTGGATTATTGGCAACATCATTTCAATTCCACTGTATTTTTACAAAGGATTTACATTCACTAGTTTCCAATATTTTGGATTCACATTTATAGCAATTGCTGGTTATTTCGCATGGAAAAAAAGCTTCAACAACAACCCATCAACATTGTAA
- a CDS encoding 4'-phosphopantetheinyl transferase family protein, whose amino-acid sequence MPLYKTLTINEKTKVVIWKIEETIDDLQQGILLSKNSENRLHSMKSEIHQKGFLSIRHLLKEFNLQDTDLQYDEFGKPHLKDGRFISMTHSFQFTGVIVSEEKSVGIDIEKQREKILKIAHKFTPIEEYKTIANVSALIAKLTIVWGAKESLYKIFGKKKLLFLHHIYIEDFDFEDEKTTGIIRFEGKEATYDIEFLEFEDFTCVYAY is encoded by the coding sequence ATGCCACTTTACAAAACATTAACGATTAACGAAAAAACAAAAGTTGTTATTTGGAAAATTGAAGAAACAATTGATGATTTACAGCAAGGTATTTTGCTATCCAAAAACAGTGAAAACCGATTGCATTCTATGAAATCGGAAATCCATCAAAAAGGGTTTTTAAGCATCAGACATTTATTGAAAGAATTCAACTTACAAGATACTGATTTACAATATGATGAATTTGGAAAACCGCATTTAAAAGATGGACGTTTTATTTCCATGACACATTCTTTTCAATTTACAGGAGTGATCGTTTCTGAAGAAAAAAGCGTTGGAATTGACATTGAAAAACAGCGTGAAAAAATTCTAAAAATTGCGCACAAATTCACACCAATTGAGGAATATAAAACCATAGCAAATGTGAGTGCTTTGATTGCCAAACTAACGATTGTTTGGGGTGCAAAAGAGAGTTTATACAAGATTTTTGGTAAGAAAAAATTGCTTTTTTTACATCATATTTATATTGAAGATTTCGATTTTGAAGACGAAAAAACTACAGGAATCATTCGTTTTGAAGGAAAAGAAGCCACTTATGATATTGAATTTTTAGAATTCGAAGACTTTACGTGCGTGTATGCTTACTAG
- the ahcY gene encoding adenosylhomocysteinase — protein MSTKTAYIPYKVKDISLADWGRKEIELAEAEMPGLMALREEYKETQPLKGARIAGCLHMTIQTAVLIETLQALGAEVTWSSCNIFSTQDQAAAAIAAKGTAVYAWKGMNEVEFDWCIEQTLFFGEDRKPLNMILDDGGDLTNMVLDRYPELAAGINGLSEETTTGVHRLYERMKNGTLPMPAINVNDSVTKSKFDNKYGCKESAVDAIRRATDTMLAGKRVVVCGYGDVGKGTAASFKGAGSIVTVTEIDPICALQAAMDGFEVKRLETVIRTADIVITTTGNRDIVRAEHFKMMKDKTIVCNIGHFDNEIDVAWLNANSPKIEIKPQVDKYTIDGKDIILLAEGRLVNLGCATGHPSFVMSNSFTNQILAQIELWTNKDAYKNEVYMLPKHLDEKVARLHLEKIGVELTELRQEQADYIGVTTKGPFKPEYYRY, from the coding sequence ATGAGTACAAAAACGGCATATATCCCTTATAAAGTGAAAGATATTTCATTAGCAGATTGGGGTAGAAAAGAAATAGAATTGGCAGAAGCAGAGATGCCAGGCTTGATGGCATTAAGAGAAGAATACAAAGAAACACAACCTTTAAAAGGAGCTAGAATTGCAGGTTGTTTACACATGACCATTCAAACTGCGGTTTTAATTGAAACTTTACAAGCTTTAGGAGCTGAGGTTACTTGGAGTTCTTGTAACATTTTTTCAACACAAGACCAAGCTGCTGCTGCAATTGCTGCAAAAGGAACTGCTGTGTATGCGTGGAAAGGAATGAACGAAGTAGAATTTGATTGGTGTATAGAACAAACCTTATTTTTCGGTGAAGATCGCAAACCATTAAACATGATTTTAGATGATGGAGGAGATTTAACAAACATGGTTTTGGACAGATATCCAGAATTGGCTGCAGGCATCAATGGTTTGTCTGAAGAAACTACAACAGGAGTTCACAGATTGTATGAGCGTATGAAAAACGGAACGTTGCCAATGCCAGCAATCAACGTAAATGACTCTGTAACCAAATCAAAATTTGATAATAAATACGGTTGTAAAGAATCTGCAGTTGATGCAATTCGCAGAGCAACAGACACCATGTTAGCAGGAAAAAGAGTAGTGGTTTGTGGTTATGGTGATGTTGGTAAAGGAACAGCAGCTTCATTTAAAGGCGCAGGTTCTATTGTAACTGTTACTGAAATCGACCCAATTTGCGCATTGCAAGCTGCTATGGATGGTTTTGAAGTGAAGCGTTTAGAAACCGTAATTCGCACAGCTGATATTGTAATTACCACAACAGGAAACAGAGATATTGTGCGTGCTGAGCATTTTAAAATGATGAAAGACAAAACAATTGTATGCAATATTGGTCATTTTGATAACGAAATTGATGTTGCTTGGTTAAATGCGAACAGTCCAAAAATCGAAATCAAACCTCAAGTTGATAAATATACAATTGATGGAAAAGACATTATTTTATTAGCAGAAGGTCGTTTGGTAAATTTAGGTTGCGCAACAGGTCATCCAAGTTTTGTAATGTCGAATTCATTTACCAACCAAATATTGGCGCAAATTGAATTGTGGACAAACAAAGATGCTTATAAAAATGAAGTATACATGTTGCCAAAACATTTGGATGAAAAAGTGGCAAGATTACACTTAGAAAAAATCGGTGTAGAATTAACAGAATTGCGTCAAGAGCAAGCTGATTATATTGGTGTTACTACAAAAGGTCCTTTCAAACCAGAGTATTACAGATATTAA
- a CDS encoding alpha/beta hydrolase: protein MKTGFLLLFFIFCSLTQAQKNQVVFELSDNSKTYNLNNCLNNLVDDATLQLKITEGTESMIQSFKILVFLDDNFNLTFTDYNQFKQTQLIGLLNGNNAFQNYTSITFTIDVTLQNQQTQTQVIKVCLQQEAVEKMMVSSGNTKKEFIEIPISFATDRNDTKNSDLNERFGGKRSELQYGRIVVSIPYTHTLGEIERPSYWRLEFSEDPSKHIMMQSLKKQNKDDFFKQMKERIAKNGKSTFLFVHGYNVSFADAAFRTAQITFDLRFSGESVFYSWPSQASTTSYTVDEANIEWSTYNMKNFLKDYLTKTDAKNIYLVAHSMGNRGLTKALIELMNENPELKNKITEIILAAPDIDADVFKRDIGPKMISKIGKPITLYVSSDDLALLASKKVHGSYRAGEAGSQIVVLKGIETIDASGQDSSFLSHSYFATTSNLIKDIFDLMKSGKRATDRETLERVSKANLQYWKVKKGQE from the coding sequence ATGAAAACCGGTTTTCTACTTCTTTTTTTTATTTTTTGTTCTCTTACTCAAGCACAAAAAAATCAGGTTGTTTTTGAACTTTCTGACAACTCCAAAACCTACAATCTAAACAATTGTTTAAACAATCTTGTAGATGATGCTACGCTTCAACTAAAAATTACAGAAGGAACTGAATCCATGATTCAATCTTTTAAAATTCTGGTTTTTTTAGATGATAATTTCAACCTCACTTTTACAGATTACAATCAATTTAAACAAACACAATTGATAGGTTTGCTCAATGGAAACAACGCTTTTCAGAACTATACCTCCATCACTTTTACGATTGATGTTACCTTGCAAAATCAACAAACACAAACACAAGTCATCAAAGTTTGTTTGCAACAAGAAGCAGTAGAAAAAATGATGGTTTCTTCAGGCAATACCAAAAAAGAATTTATTGAAATTCCTATTTCTTTTGCAACCGATAGAAATGACACAAAAAATAGTGATTTAAACGAACGTTTTGGCGGAAAAAGAAGTGAATTGCAATATGGTAGAATCGTAGTAAGCATTCCCTACACACATACTTTAGGCGAAATTGAAAGACCTTCTTATTGGCGATTAGAGTTTTCTGAAGACCCAAGCAAACACATCATGATGCAATCGTTGAAAAAACAAAACAAAGATGATTTTTTCAAGCAGATGAAAGAACGCATTGCTAAAAATGGCAAAAGTACGTTCCTTTTTGTGCATGGTTACAACGTTTCTTTTGCTGATGCTGCTTTTAGAACAGCACAAATTACCTTCGATTTACGATTTTCAGGAGAATCTGTTTTTTACAGTTGGCCATCACAAGCTTCTACCACAAGTTATACCGTTGATGAAGCCAATATTGAATGGTCAACTTATAATATGAAGAATTTTCTGAAAGATTATTTAACAAAAACGGATGCTAAAAACATCTATTTAGTAGCTCATAGTATGGGAAATCGTGGCTTGACAAAAGCCTTGATTGAGTTGATGAATGAAAATCCTGAGTTGAAAAACAAAATCACAGAAATCATTTTAGCAGCTCCAGATATTGATGCTGATGTTTTTAAAAGAGATATTGGCCCGAAAATGATTTCAAAAATAGGCAAACCAATTACGTTGTATGTTTCTTCTGATGATTTGGCGTTATTGGCTTCCAAAAAAGTACATGGAAGTTATAGAGCAGGAGAAGCTGGATCGCAAATTGTGGTTTTAAAAGGTATTGAAACGATTGATGCTTCTGGTCAAGATTCAAGTTTTTTAAGTCACTCCTATTTTGCAACTACAAGCAATTTGATCAAAGATATTTTCGATTTGATGAAATCAGGAAAACGCGCTACAGACAGAGAAACTCTGGAAAGAGTCAGCAAAGCAAACCTACAATATTGGAAAGTAAAAAAAGGACAGGAGTAG
- a CDS encoding S24 family peptidase, with the protein MEFGEVKLVEKSKKSFRVVRSTQTGFASPATHYTEPRIDLNDVLVANPSATFYVRVIDNSFSELAIFEKDVLIIDKSLTPKNNQLAVVIQDGNFNIIRINSDSKQEIQLWGVITYIIKHTL; encoded by the coding sequence ATGGAATTTGGCGAAGTAAAATTAGTAGAAAAATCAAAAAAAAGCTTTCGAGTTGTGCGTTCAACTCAGACAGGCTTTGCTAGTCCTGCTACGCATTATACTGAACCAAGAATCGATTTAAACGATGTGTTGGTTGCCAATCCTTCAGCTACTTTTTACGTTCGAGTTATTGACAACAGTTTTAGTGAACTCGCCATTTTTGAAAAAGATGTTTTGATTATTGACAAATCGCTTACACCTAAAAACAATCAATTGGCTGTGGTCATTCAAGATGGTAATTTCAATATCATCAGAATTAATTCTGATTCCAAACAGGAAATCCAATTGTGGGGTGTAATTACCTACATCATCAAACACACGTTATGA
- a CDS encoding Y-family DNA polymerase, whose product MIALVDCNSFYASCEQVFRPDLQGKPVVVLSNNDGCVIAANKEAKALVQMPMFEPVFKIKHILEANDVTCFSSNYTLYADMSQRVMETLRTFSPIVEEYSIDESFVDVSHYPQNELHQIAIRIKETVFKNTGIPVGVGIAKTKSLAKIANKFAKKLPENKGVYVVDSEEKRTHLLTITSLKNVWGIGRKHAIRVEKTGAKNALDFANLSVAWVRKEMTVVGERLWRELNNQPCLEMTILPDIKKGIGTAKSFGQKLTDYHLIEEATSFYVAEVADLLRQQGSAARCLEVFLQTNHFSKSEHQYFKNIFITLDTPTNNTITLTKEAIKGLKAIYKPGFRYKKVGVHLHHLIPENEVQMSLFHQEHKIENVNLSKVMDAINSKYGKNKVKLATVGNREKEWALVKEHRSPRFTTQWDELLTIGKKS is encoded by the coding sequence ATGATTGCGTTGGTAGATTGCAACAGTTTTTATGCTTCGTGCGAACAAGTTTTTAGACCTGATTTGCAAGGAAAACCTGTGGTTGTTTTGAGCAATAATGATGGTTGTGTGATTGCAGCAAATAAAGAAGCAAAAGCTTTAGTACAAATGCCAATGTTTGAACCTGTCTTTAAAATCAAACATATTTTAGAAGCAAATGATGTTACTTGTTTTTCATCAAATTATACGTTGTATGCTGATATGTCTCAACGTGTCATGGAAACCTTACGCACATTTTCGCCAATTGTAGAAGAATATAGTATTGACGAAAGTTTTGTTGATGTTTCTCACTACCCTCAAAATGAGTTGCATCAAATTGCTATAAGAATCAAAGAAACGGTTTTTAAAAACACCGGAATTCCTGTAGGAGTGGGCATTGCCAAAACAAAATCTTTGGCGAAAATCGCGAATAAATTTGCCAAAAAGCTTCCAGAAAATAAGGGCGTTTATGTAGTAGATTCTGAAGAAAAGCGAACACATTTATTAACGATAACTTCGTTGAAAAATGTTTGGGGAATTGGACGAAAGCATGCCATTCGTGTAGAAAAAACAGGCGCTAAAAATGCCTTGGATTTTGCAAATCTTTCTGTTGCTTGGGTGCGTAAAGAAATGACAGTTGTGGGCGAACGTTTGTGGCGTGAGCTCAACAATCAGCCGTGTTTAGAAATGACGATATTGCCAGATATCAAAAAAGGAATTGGCACCGCAAAATCTTTTGGACAAAAATTAACAGATTATCATTTGATTGAAGAAGCCACTAGTTTTTATGTGGCTGAAGTAGCAGATTTATTGCGTCAGCAAGGATCTGCAGCTCGTTGTTTGGAGGTTTTTTTACAAACGAATCACTTTAGTAAAAGCGAACATCAATACTTTAAAAATATTTTTATCACTTTAGATACGCCTACAAACAATACCATAACACTTACCAAAGAAGCCATCAAAGGATTAAAAGCGATTTACAAACCAGGTTTTCGCTACAAAAAAGTGGGCGTTCATTTGCATCACTTGATTCCCGAAAATGAAGTGCAAATGAGTTTATTTCATCAAGAGCATAAAATAGAAAATGTCAATTTATCAAAAGTGATGGATGCAATCAACAGCAAATATGGTAAAAACAAAGTAAAACTGGCAACTGTTGGCAATCGTGAAAAAGAGTGGGCACTTGTTAAAGAACACAGAAGTCCCAGATTTACTACACAATGGGATGAATTGTTGACGATTGGAAAGAAGAGTTGA
- a CDS encoding YifB family Mg chelatase-like AAA ATPase has product MLVKVYGSAVFGIEATTITVEVNIDKGIGYHLVGLPDKAVSESSYRISAALNNNQYNLPGKKIIINMAPADIRKEGAAYDLTLAVGILAASHQIKSEAIEEYIIMGELSLDGSLQPIKGALPIAIKAREEGFKYFILPKQNAKEAAIVNDIQILGADTIQEVINHFNGEQLIEPTIIDTRAEFYKNVDFPEHDFADVKGQESIKRCMEIAAAGGHNIILIGPPGSGKTMLAKRLPSILPPMTLQEALETTKIHSVVGKVKNAGLMYQRPFRSPHHTISNIALIGGGNNLPQPGEISLSHNGVLFLDELPEFQRSVLEVMRQPLEDREVSISRAKFTVTYPSSFMLVASMNPSPSGYFNDPNSPMTSSPHEMQRYLSKISGPLLDRIDIHIEVTPVPFEKLSDERKGESSVEIRKRVTAAREIQSERFKETENLHYNAQMNVKHIRKYCELSEQSKQLIKTAMEKLNLSARAYDRILKVSRTIADLANSENINPEHIAEAIQYRSLDRDGWLG; this is encoded by the coding sequence ATGCTAGTAAAAGTTTATGGATCAGCCGTTTTTGGTATTGAGGCAACTACCATTACTGTTGAAGTAAATATTGATAAAGGAATTGGATATCATTTAGTTGGTTTGCCAGACAAAGCTGTGAGCGAAAGTTCTTACCGAATTTCAGCAGCTTTAAACAACAATCAATACAATCTTCCAGGAAAAAAAATCATCATCAATATGGCACCTGCTGATATCAGAAAAGAAGGTGCTGCTTATGATTTAACCTTAGCTGTTGGCATTTTAGCAGCTTCTCATCAAATAAAATCAGAAGCGATTGAAGAATATATTATCATGGGCGAATTGTCTTTGGATGGAAGTTTACAACCCATAAAAGGCGCTTTGCCGATTGCAATAAAAGCTAGAGAAGAAGGTTTTAAATATTTTATTTTACCCAAACAAAATGCGAAAGAAGCCGCAATTGTCAATGATATTCAAATTTTAGGTGCAGACACCATTCAAGAAGTCATCAATCATTTTAATGGAGAGCAACTTATTGAACCCACAATTATTGATACAAGAGCCGAATTTTATAAAAATGTTGATTTTCCTGAACATGATTTTGCGGATGTAAAAGGACAAGAATCCATCAAACGTTGTATGGAAATTGCAGCTGCTGGTGGTCATAATATTATTTTGATTGGACCTCCAGGTTCTGGTAAAACCATGTTAGCCAAACGTTTACCCTCTATTCTACCACCAATGACATTGCAAGAAGCGTTAGAAACCACCAAAATTCACTCGGTTGTTGGTAAAGTAAAAAACGCAGGTTTAATGTATCAACGACCTTTTCGAAGTCCACATCACACAATTTCAAACATTGCATTAATTGGGGGTGGAAATAATTTACCTCAACCTGGCGAAATTTCATTATCGCACAATGGTGTCTTATTTTTAGATGAATTACCCGAATTTCAACGTTCAGTTTTGGAAGTAATGCGTCAGCCATTAGAAGATCGTGAAGTTTCTATTTCAAGAGCCAAATTTACAGTGACGTATCCAAGTAGTTTTATGTTGGTTGCAAGTATGAATCCGAGTCCAAGTGGCTATTTCAACGACCCAAATTCGCCCATGACTTCTTCTCCGCATGAAATGCAGCGTTATTTAAGCAAAATTTCTGGGCCATTGTTAGACAGAATTGACATACATATTGAAGTAACTCCTGTGCCTTTTGAAAAATTATCTGATGAACGAAAAGGAGAGTCATCTGTAGAAATTAGAAAACGCGTTACTGCTGCAAGAGAAATTCAATCTGAGCGATTTAAAGAAACAGAAAACTTGCATTACAATGCGCAAATGAATGTTAAACACATTCGCAAATACTGTGAATTATCTGAACAAAGCAAGCAACTCATTAAAACAGCCATGGAAAAACTGAATCTTTCTGCAAGAGCTTACGACCGAATTTTAAAAGTATCTAGAACGATTGCAGATTTGGCAAATTCCGAAAACATAAATCCAGAGCATATTGCAGAAGCCATTCAATATCGCAGTCTGGATAGAGATGGTTGGTTGGGGTGA
- a CDS encoding sulfatase family protein, with protein MKKITILFMTLFLIACNQSKQKPTKETENKTSKPNIVIIYLDDLGYGDLSAYGATELKTPNIDALANGGIKFTNGYATSATCTPSRYGMLTGMYPWRNKNAKILPGTAPLLISTTQQTLPKLLKNNGYQTAIVGKWHLGLGTGVVDWNQHISPGPNEVGFDESYILAATQDRVPTVYINNGNVVGLDKNDPIQVNYFENFDGEPTAISNPEKLTMKWHHGHNNSIVNGIPRIGFMKGGESAKWSDTDMADHFLGKAQEYVKTHKDKPFFLYYALQQPHVPRTPHPRFVGTSGMGPRGDVILEADWIVGEFMKTLKEQGILENTLVIFSSDNGAVLNDGYYDDAVEKIGNHKQNGVLRGGKYSIFEAGPRVPFMTYWKGTITPQTSDAIVCQMDLLASIAKLIGTEESTTDSENILDAFLGKSKKGRNQLIIEATGKTALRSGDWLYIPAYEGKNFREEVGIEVGNFPFEQLYNLAKDKSQQNNLANSNPEKRNEMKTLFLKLRGKDYTTGVKEVKFE; from the coding sequence ATGAAAAAAATAACAATACTATTCATGACATTATTTTTGATTGCTTGCAACCAATCAAAACAAAAACCCACAAAAGAGACTGAAAATAAGACTTCTAAACCCAATATTGTCATTATTTATTTGGATGATTTAGGCTATGGGGATTTAAGTGCTTATGGTGCAACTGAACTAAAAACACCCAATATTGATGCGCTTGCCAATGGCGGAATTAAATTCACCAATGGCTATGCAACTTCTGCAACTTGTACGCCAAGTAGGTATGGAATGCTCACAGGAATGTATCCTTGGAGAAATAAAAATGCTAAAATTTTACCAGGAACTGCACCTTTGTTAATCAGCACAACACAACAAACCTTACCCAAATTGCTTAAAAATAATGGTTATCAAACAGCTATTGTGGGTAAATGGCATTTGGGTTTAGGAACTGGAGTGGTTGATTGGAACCAACATATTTCTCCTGGACCTAATGAAGTAGGTTTTGATGAGTCTTACATTTTGGCTGCAACTCAAGACAGAGTGCCAACAGTTTATATCAACAATGGAAATGTAGTGGGTTTGGACAAAAACGATCCTATACAAGTTAATTATTTCGAGAATTTTGATGGAGAACCAACTGCCATTTCAAATCCTGAAAAACTTACTATGAAATGGCATCATGGCCACAATAATAGCATCGTAAATGGTATTCCAAGAATTGGTTTTATGAAAGGGGGAGAATCCGCTAAATGGAGTGATACAGATATGGCTGATCATTTTTTAGGAAAAGCCCAAGAATATGTAAAAACACACAAAGACAAACCCTTCTTTTTGTATTATGCCCTGCAACAACCTCATGTGCCTAGAACTCCACATCCAAGATTTGTAGGAACATCAGGAATGGGCCCTAGAGGTGATGTAATTTTAGAAGCTGATTGGATTGTGGGTGAATTTATGAAAACCTTAAAAGAACAGGGCATTTTAGAAAATACCTTAGTGATTTTTTCAAGTGATAATGGCGCGGTTTTAAACGATGGTTATTATGATGATGCTGTTGAAAAAATTGGCAACCATAAACAAAATGGCGTTTTAAGAGGTGGTAAATACAGTATTTTTGAGGCAGGACCAAGAGTGCCTTTCATGACTTATTGGAAAGGAACAATTACTCCTCAAACATCTGATGCTATTGTTTGTCAGATGGATTTATTAGCCTCAATTGCAAAATTAATCGGTACTGAAGAATCAACCACAGATAGTGAAAACATCTTGGATGCTTTTTTAGGAAAATCTAAAAAAGGACGTAATCAATTGATTATTGAAGCTACTGGAAAAACGGCTTTACGAAGTGGTGATTGGTTATACATTCCTGCGTATGAAGGTAAAAACTTCCGTGAAGAAGTTGGAATTGAAGTGGGGAATTTTCCTTTTGAACAATTGTACAATCTAGCTAAAGACAAAAGTCAACAAAACAATTTAGCGAATTCCAATCCCGAAAAAAGAAACGAAATGAAAACTTTGTTCTTAAAATTAAGAGGGAAAGATTATACTACTGGCGTTAAAGAAGTGAAATTTGAATAA